A genomic segment from Actinomyces lilanjuaniae encodes:
- the iolB gene encoding 5-deoxy-glucuronate isomerase, with translation MTQQPQHSHPDQPERSGQSQYVIRAGGLAHDAYELDLSAERAGWEWSSLRVLALEPGQGVDVPGGEHEFLVLPLSGGCTVEVEGEAAGQTLEVTGRDSVFTDITDYVYVPRRTDVRLTSAQGARIALPGARATTDKPLRYCPREEVGTGLRGAGPSSRQVSNYALGNEVETSHLLACEVLTPGGNWSSYPPHKHDEHTEVERVLEEIYYYQVREGADGAQGFALQRIYPSPGHDIDVCTEVRDGDVVVMPYGYHGPSVAAPGYDLYYLNVMAGPAEDSVWLMTDDPHHTWVRQTWQTQEVDPRLPMTPMN, from the coding sequence ATGACTCAGCAGCCCCAGCACTCCCACCCCGACCAGCCAGAGCGGTCAGGCCAGTCACAGTACGTCATCAGGGCAGGCGGGCTCGCCCACGACGCCTACGAGCTCGACCTGAGCGCCGAGCGTGCCGGGTGGGAGTGGTCCTCCCTGCGGGTCCTGGCCCTGGAGCCGGGGCAGGGCGTGGACGTCCCCGGCGGCGAGCACGAGTTCCTGGTGCTGCCGCTGAGCGGCGGGTGCACCGTGGAGGTTGAGGGGGAGGCTGCAGGCCAGACCCTGGAGGTGACCGGGCGCGACTCGGTGTTCACCGATATCACCGACTACGTCTACGTCCCTCGCCGTACCGACGTGCGCCTGACCAGCGCTCAGGGCGCGCGGATCGCGTTGCCAGGTGCCCGGGCTACCACGGACAAGCCGCTGCGGTACTGTCCCCGTGAGGAGGTCGGTACCGGACTGCGAGGCGCAGGCCCCTCCTCCCGCCAGGTGAGCAACTACGCCCTGGGCAACGAGGTGGAGACCTCCCACCTGCTGGCCTGCGAGGTGCTGACCCCTGGAGGGAACTGGTCCTCCTACCCTCCCCACAAGCACGACGAGCACACCGAGGTGGAGCGGGTCCTGGAGGAGATCTACTACTACCAGGTGCGTGAGGGGGCAGACGGCGCCCAGGGCTTCGCCCTCCAGCGGATCTACCCCTCTCCCGGCCACGACATCGACGTGTGCACCGAGGTGCGTGACGGCGACGTCGTCGTCATGCCCTACGGCTACCACGGCCCGTCGGTGGCCGCCCCCGGCTACGACCTGTACTACCTCAACGTCATGGCCGGCCCGGCGGAGGACTCGGTGTGGCTCATGACCGACGACCCCCACCACACCTGGGTGCGCCAGACCTGGCAGACCCAGGAGGTCGACCCCCGTCTGCCCATGACCCCGATGAACTGA
- a CDS encoding Cgl0159 family (beta/alpha)8-fold protein, with the protein MEQRASAARGGGPGDTGATLGTGAPAVVPGSTSRTPLTDAVVEVRATRPDLVSQVLRHRPRPSLEQVRSLMVIACDHPARGALGAGTEPMAMASREDLLARCVEALSRPGVNGFLGTPDVVEDLALLGALDGKMVWGSMNRVGLQGASFEVDDRFSGYDAAGIEASGLDGGKLLTRICYTDPASASLLEACARAVSSLAERGLTAMVEPFVSHWQEGRLVNDLSPEAVIRSVCVAQALGRTSAYTWLKLPCVKEMERVMESTTLPSLILGGEVSRDPEAAMASWARALALPNVRGLVIGRSLLYPPGDDVAAAVDGAVALL; encoded by the coding sequence ATGGAACAGCGCGCATCCGCAGCCAGGGGAGGCGGACCAGGTGATACGGGCGCGACTCTGGGGACGGGAGCACCTGCAGTGGTCCCCGGCTCCACGTCGCGAACCCCCCTCACGGACGCGGTTGTGGAGGTCCGTGCCACCAGACCTGATCTTGTCTCCCAGGTCCTGCGACACCGCCCCCGGCCCAGCCTGGAGCAGGTCCGCTCGCTCATGGTGATCGCCTGTGACCACCCCGCTCGTGGCGCGTTGGGTGCCGGGACCGAGCCCATGGCCATGGCCTCGCGCGAGGACCTCCTGGCACGCTGCGTGGAGGCGCTGTCCCGGCCGGGGGTCAACGGCTTCCTGGGAACGCCTGACGTCGTGGAGGACCTGGCGCTCCTGGGCGCCCTGGACGGCAAGATGGTGTGGGGGTCGATGAACCGGGTGGGTCTGCAGGGAGCCTCCTTCGAGGTGGACGACCGGTTTAGCGGCTACGACGCCGCTGGTATCGAGGCCTCCGGGCTGGACGGGGGGAAGCTGCTCACCCGTATCTGCTACACCGACCCCGCCAGCGCCTCGCTCCTGGAGGCCTGCGCCCGTGCGGTCAGCTCCCTGGCCGAGCGCGGCCTGACTGCCATGGTGGAGCCCTTTGTCTCCCACTGGCAGGAGGGCCGCCTGGTCAACGACCTGAGCCCGGAGGCGGTGATCCGCTCCGTCTGCGTCGCCCAGGCCCTGGGGAGGACCTCCGCCTACACCTGGCTCAAGCTGCCCTGCGTCAAGGAGATGGAGCGGGTCATGGAGTCCACGACCCTGCCCAGCCTCATCCTGGGAGGGGAGGTGTCCCGGGACCCGGAGGCCGCCATGGCCTCGTGGGCGCGGGCACTGGCCCTGCCCAACGTCAGGGGGCTGGTCATCGGCCGGTCCCTGCTCTACCCGCCTGGCGACGACGTCGCGGCCGCCGTCGACGGCGCTGTCGCGCTCCTGTGA
- a CDS encoding GntR family transcriptional regulator, whose amino-acid sequence MPAEPHADATFALDVTIDRTIRTPLHAQISEPLAALILEGTLPPGTRLEDELSMARRLQVSRPTARQALQHLVDRGLLTRRRGVGTVVAPPHVHRPMELTSLLADLTAAGHTPSTTLLDYDEHPASPEEADRLETREGQPVVTFTRIRAADDEPVAIMHNLLPASVAPAREDLETAGLYELLRTSGIVPTTARQVIGARNATTKEADLLHERRRAALLTATRTTYDHTGRVVEFGDHIYRASRYSFETTLFTG is encoded by the coding sequence ATGCCCGCCGAGCCTCACGCCGACGCCACCTTCGCCCTTGACGTCACCATCGACCGCACAATACGCACCCCCCTGCACGCCCAGATCTCCGAGCCCCTGGCAGCCCTCATCCTCGAGGGCACCCTGCCCCCCGGGACTCGGCTGGAGGACGAGCTGTCCATGGCGCGGCGCCTGCAGGTCTCCCGGCCGACCGCCCGCCAGGCTCTCCAGCACCTGGTAGACCGAGGGCTGCTCACCCGGCGCCGCGGCGTGGGCACCGTCGTCGCCCCGCCCCACGTCCACCGGCCGATGGAGCTGACCAGCCTCCTGGCAGACCTGACGGCAGCCGGGCACACCCCCTCCACCACGCTCCTCGACTACGACGAGCACCCTGCCTCCCCCGAGGAGGCGGACAGGCTGGAGACCCGGGAGGGCCAGCCCGTAGTGACCTTCACACGCATCCGGGCCGCCGACGACGAGCCCGTCGCCATCATGCACAACCTCCTGCCGGCCTCAGTCGCCCCGGCGCGCGAGGACCTGGAGACCGCCGGCCTCTACGAGCTCCTGCGCACCAGCGGGATCGTCCCCACCACGGCCCGACAGGTCATCGGTGCCCGCAACGCCACCACGAAGGAGGCCGACCTCCTCCACGAGCGCAGGCGGGCAGCGCTGCTGACCGCGACCAGGACCACCTACGACCATACCGGCCGGGTCGTCGAGTTCGGCGACCACATCTACAGGGCCTCTCGCTACTCCTTCGAGACCACCCTGTTCACGGGGTGA
- a CDS encoding transaldolase family protein → MTADHPDQRAHTDEYRLRPGPLLDAVRSTPTALWNDSADPDELRQSIAFGGVGATCNPTIAYTCINQRKDVWLPRIAELAEEMPEATEAQIGWQVVRELSLQAAQLLEPAFEEHNGRNGRLSMQTDPRLARSATALADQAEEFSNLAKNIIVKIPATSVGVKAIEEATYRGVSVNVTVSFSVPQAVATGEAIERGLRRREAEGKDVSTMGPVVTLMVGRLDDWIKIVAKRDKLFLDPGHLEWAGIAAFKRTYQEFRERGLRARPLSAAFRNVMHWSELLGGDIVISPPFAWQQLINDSGYKVEPRIDVPVAPEIMRTLMGIPDFVRAYEPDGMTPEEFDTYGATVRTLRGFLQADADLDSLVRDVIMPQP, encoded by the coding sequence CTGACCGCAGACCACCCCGACCAGAGAGCACACACAGATGAGTATCGACTACGCCCCGGACCGCTCCTCGACGCCGTACGCAGCACACCCACAGCGCTGTGGAACGACTCCGCCGACCCTGACGAGCTGCGGCAGTCAATCGCCTTCGGTGGCGTCGGCGCCACCTGCAACCCCACCATCGCCTACACCTGCATCAACCAGCGCAAGGACGTATGGCTGCCCCGCATCGCCGAGCTCGCCGAGGAGATGCCCGAGGCCACCGAGGCCCAGATCGGCTGGCAGGTGGTTCGCGAGCTGAGCCTGCAGGCCGCCCAGCTGCTGGAGCCGGCCTTCGAGGAGCACAACGGGCGCAACGGGCGCCTGTCCATGCAGACCGACCCCCGCCTGGCACGCAGCGCTACCGCGCTGGCTGACCAGGCCGAGGAGTTCTCCAACCTGGCCAAGAACATCATCGTCAAGATCCCGGCCACCTCAGTGGGCGTCAAGGCTATCGAGGAGGCAACCTACCGCGGGGTCTCCGTCAACGTCACCGTGTCCTTCTCCGTCCCTCAGGCCGTGGCTACCGGCGAGGCCATCGAGCGGGGTCTCAGGCGCCGCGAGGCCGAGGGCAAGGACGTCTCCACCATGGGCCCGGTCGTGACCCTCATGGTGGGTCGTCTGGACGACTGGATCAAGATCGTCGCCAAGCGCGACAAGCTGTTCCTTGACCCCGGGCACCTGGAGTGGGCCGGAATCGCCGCCTTCAAGCGGACCTACCAGGAGTTCCGCGAGCGCGGCCTGCGCGCCCGCCCCCTGTCCGCCGCCTTCCGCAACGTCATGCACTGGTCTGAGCTCCTCGGCGGCGACATCGTGATCTCCCCGCCCTTTGCCTGGCAGCAGCTCATCAACGACTCCGGCTACAAGGTCGAGCCCCGCATCGACGTGCCCGTGGCCCCGGAGATCATGAGGACGCTCATGGGCATCCCCGACTTCGTGCGCGCCTACGAGCCCGACGGCATGACACCGGAGGAGTTTGACACCTACGGCGCCACCGTACGCACCCTGCGAGGCTTCCTGCAGGCCGACGCCGACCTGGACTCCCTGGTCCGCGACGTCATCATGCCTCAGCCCTGA
- the iolG gene encoding inositol 2-dehydrogenase translates to MLSIAVIGAGRIGQVHARTIASHPQARLALVCDPVQDAAATLAGTYGARSCQDVEEVFADPQVDAVIIGSPTPLHIPHLLAAAKAGKAVLCEKPIALDMKDVDAARTELDAVTVPVMFGFNRRFDPSFAAARAAVQEGRIGALEQLTIISRDPAAPPVDYIKVSGGIFRDMTIHDFDTARFFLGDIVEVHAVGQHLDQEVAQAGDFDAAVVTLRAASGAVATIINNRHCASGYDQRLEASGREGTLFAENIRATTVRLSNAEVTDAQEPYLDFFLERYADAYRLELSAFIEAVEAGTTPPTSVADAVEALRLAEAATESATTGQPVRLG, encoded by the coding sequence ATGCTCAGTATCGCCGTTATCGGCGCCGGCCGTATCGGCCAGGTCCACGCCAGGACCATCGCCTCCCACCCTCAGGCCAGGCTGGCCCTGGTCTGCGACCCCGTGCAGGACGCCGCTGCCACGCTGGCCGGGACCTACGGAGCCCGATCCTGCCAGGACGTGGAGGAGGTCTTTGCCGACCCCCAGGTCGACGCCGTCATCATCGGCTCTCCCACACCCCTGCACATCCCCCACCTCCTGGCCGCCGCCAAGGCCGGCAAGGCCGTGCTGTGCGAGAAGCCCATCGCCCTGGACATGAAGGACGTTGACGCGGCCCGCACCGAGCTGGACGCCGTCACCGTCCCGGTCATGTTCGGGTTCAACCGCCGCTTCGACCCCAGCTTCGCCGCCGCCCGCGCCGCCGTGCAGGAGGGCCGGATCGGAGCCCTGGAGCAGCTGACGATCATCAGCCGTGACCCGGCCGCCCCGCCGGTGGACTACATCAAGGTCTCCGGGGGGATCTTCCGCGACATGACCATCCACGACTTTGACACCGCCCGGTTCTTCCTGGGTGACATCGTCGAGGTCCACGCCGTGGGCCAGCACCTGGACCAGGAGGTCGCGCAGGCGGGGGACTTCGACGCTGCGGTCGTGACCCTCAGGGCCGCCTCCGGAGCCGTAGCCACCATCATCAACAACCGCCACTGCGCCTCCGGCTACGACCAGCGCCTGGAGGCCTCCGGACGTGAGGGCACCCTGTTCGCGGAGAACATCCGCGCCACTACCGTGCGCCTGTCCAACGCGGAGGTGACTGACGCCCAGGAGCCCTACCTGGACTTCTTCCTGGAGCGCTACGCCGACGCCTACCGCCTGGAGCTGTCGGCCTTCATCGAGGCGGTCGAGGCAGGCACGACCCCTCCGACCTCCGTCGCCGACGCCGTGGAGGCCCTGCGCCTGGCCGAGGCTGCCACGGAGTCAGCCACGACCGGGCAGCCGGTACGGCTGGGCTAG
- a CDS encoding substrate-binding domain-containing protein encodes MCFNDHCAVGALMELRRHGVRVPQEVAVTGYDGIPVTGASSFSLTTVRQDATLLAEVAISALLARVHPSSRSRCRPRYCARSVPGEGAPTVSPRT; translated from the coding sequence ATGTGCTTCAACGACCACTGCGCTGTCGGGGCGCTCATGGAGCTACGCCGTCACGGCGTCAGGGTGCCCCAGGAGGTAGCAGTCACCGGCTACGACGGTATCCCGGTCACAGGTGCCTCCTCCTTCTCCCTGACCACGGTGCGCCAGGACGCGACGCTGCTGGCTGAGGTGGCCATCAGCGCGCTGCTGGCGCGCGTCCACCCGAGCAGTCGCTCCAGGTGCCGCCCACGGTACTGCGCGAGGAGCGTGCCCGGGGAGGGAGCACCTACCGTGTCACCCCGGACCTGA
- a CDS encoding LacI family DNA-binding transcriptional regulator codes for MRRGRDGRATIATVAARAGRSISTVSAALNGGPGVAAATRAEILRVAEELGYEADPRARMLRRHHTGLVGASFAVGQAFQGLVVDGLYRACSGLGHSLVLAASTPHRDVVKGLRGLRSERCEGLVLVDPGVPGSSLVQAVGRTPTVVMCTTTDLTGADEVVSRDDLGVGFLVDHLVRSGRRRIVYVDGAGETAARGRSQAYAAAMARSGLGEQVQVLPGGATEEDGARAAHALLGKGGFPRLLCASTTTALSGRSWSYAVTASGCPRR; via the coding sequence ATGCGTCGAGGACGCGACGGTCGGGCCACGATCGCTACTGTGGCTGCACGTGCGGGTCGTTCCATCTCCACGGTCTCAGCGGCCCTCAACGGCGGGCCGGGAGTGGCGGCGGCGACCCGGGCGGAGATCCTCCGGGTGGCCGAGGAGCTTGGCTACGAGGCGGACCCGCGAGCGCGTATGCTGCGGCGCCACCACACGGGTCTTGTCGGTGCCAGCTTTGCCGTGGGACAGGCCTTCCAGGGGCTGGTGGTGGACGGGCTCTACCGGGCCTGCTCCGGCCTGGGGCACTCCCTGGTGCTGGCCGCCTCGACCCCGCACCGCGACGTCGTCAAGGGCCTGCGCGGCCTGCGCTCAGAACGCTGCGAGGGCCTGGTGCTTGTTGACCCCGGCGTGCCCGGCTCCTCACTGGTCCAGGCGGTCGGTCGGACCCCGACGGTCGTCATGTGTACCACCACGGACCTGACTGGTGCCGACGAGGTCGTCTCCCGTGACGACCTCGGTGTGGGCTTCCTGGTGGACCACCTGGTGCGCTCGGGGCGCCGACGCATTGTCTATGTGGATGGGGCGGGAGAGACCGCCGCCAGAGGCCGTTCCCAGGCCTACGCCGCCGCCATGGCTCGCAGCGGCCTGGGTGAGCAGGTCCAGGTCCTGCCCGGCGGCGCCACCGAGGAGGACGGTGCCAGGGCGGCGCACGCCCTCCTGGGCAAGGGCGGCTTCCCGAGGCTCTTATGTGCTTCAACGACCACTGCGCTGTCGGGGCGCTCATGGAGCTACGCCGTCACGGCGTCAGGGTGCCCCAGGAGGTAG
- a CDS encoding Gfo/Idh/MocA family protein — protein MAAKKSLGVGVVSLGWMGRLHARSYRSVSEHFPELGVAPRLVAAADPVEEIREAAVDDLGFHRAYADYRELLADPEVEAVSICAPNYLHQEMALAAVEAGKPFWIEKPMGVNAAQSRSIAQAVQDAGLVTAVGFNYRHTPAIEYLRTLVRNGDLGRITNVRVWFIADYGSSPLGPLTWRSSREKAGAGVVPDLMSHGADLAQYLVGRISSVSALTDTFITERPVPTKAGVGHSGFEIGEETGPVSNEDYVAMLVRFEGGAVGTMESSRVSVGPRAEYVVEVYGTQGSARWNFERFNELQVCPVADGGATHGYTRAMAGPKWGQWQRFQPAIGTSMGFDDMKVIEASQFIESILRGEQLAPSAADAWCAAEVDEAVVASAADGQWHDVPRVTGPTTFNR, from the coding sequence ATGGCCGCCAAGAAGAGCCTGGGCGTCGGCGTCGTCTCACTGGGCTGGATGGGCCGTCTCCACGCCCGCAGCTATCGCTCCGTCTCCGAGCACTTCCCTGAGCTGGGAGTCGCCCCCCGGCTGGTTGCCGCCGCCGACCCGGTGGAGGAGATCCGTGAGGCCGCCGTAGACGACCTCGGGTTCCACCGTGCCTACGCCGACTACCGCGAGCTCCTGGCCGACCCCGAGGTCGAGGCGGTCTCCATCTGCGCTCCCAACTACCTGCACCAGGAGATGGCGCTGGCCGCCGTCGAGGCGGGAAAGCCCTTCTGGATCGAGAAGCCGATGGGCGTCAATGCCGCCCAGTCGCGCTCGATCGCCCAGGCCGTCCAGGACGCGGGACTGGTCACCGCCGTCGGCTTCAACTACCGCCATACCCCGGCGATCGAGTACCTGCGCACCCTGGTGCGCAACGGCGACCTGGGACGTATCACCAACGTACGCGTATGGTTCATCGCCGACTACGGCTCCTCCCCGCTCGGCCCCTTGACCTGGCGCTCCTCCCGCGAGAAGGCCGGCGCCGGGGTCGTACCCGACCTCATGAGCCACGGGGCCGACCTGGCCCAGTACCTCGTGGGCCGGATCAGCTCTGTATCCGCCCTGACCGACACCTTCATCACCGAACGCCCCGTCCCCACCAAGGCGGGAGTCGGGCACTCCGGCTTTGAGATCGGGGAGGAGACCGGACCCGTGAGCAACGAGGACTACGTGGCCATGCTGGTGCGCTTCGAGGGCGGCGCGGTCGGGACCATGGAGTCCTCCCGGGTCAGCGTCGGCCCGCGAGCCGAGTACGTCGTCGAGGTCTACGGCACCCAGGGATCGGCCCGGTGGAACTTTGAGCGCTTCAACGAGCTCCAGGTCTGCCCCGTAGCCGACGGCGGCGCCACCCACGGATACACCCGGGCGATGGCCGGGCCGAAGTGGGGCCAGTGGCAGCGCTTCCAGCCCGCTATCGGGACCTCCATGGGCTTTGACGACATGAAGGTGATCGAGGCCTCCCAGTTCATCGAGTCGATCCTGCGTGGCGAGCAGCTCGCCCCCTCAGCCGCGGACGCCTGGTGCGCCGCAGAGGTTGACGAGGCGGTCGTCGCCTCGGCCGCTGACGGCCAGTGGCACGACGTGCCTCGTGTCACCGGCCCCACCACCTTCAACCGCTGA
- the iolE gene encoding myo-inosose-2 dehydratase — protein MAFRLDPDTAIKDPHGITWGMHPISWRNDDIPEVGAFNTLEDMLLDLADTGYAGTECAGFFPPKEEVKAAVEARGLKIAAQWFSSFILRDGVDAIVPDFEATCSYLEYLGATRVVVSEQTGSVQGQRDVCIFTNKPVLTEEEWPILAAGLNRLGEVAHAHGLELVYHHHLGTVVQTKDETIRLMELTDPSKVSLLFDTGHAFVGDGDVMGLLRATIDRVKHVHFKDVRPDKMEESRAAQRSFLDSFLAGMFTVPGDGTIDFTEPYSFLVDHGYSDWILVEAEQDPALANPLEYARKARAYIEGTLLAG, from the coding sequence ATGGCCTTCCGCCTCGACCCCGACACCGCCATCAAGGACCCGCACGGCATCACCTGGGGCATGCACCCCATCAGCTGGCGCAACGACGACATCCCCGAGGTCGGCGCCTTCAACACCCTGGAGGACATGCTGCTGGACCTGGCCGACACCGGCTACGCGGGCACCGAGTGCGCCGGGTTCTTCCCACCCAAGGAAGAGGTCAAGGCTGCCGTGGAGGCCAGGGGCCTCAAGATCGCCGCCCAGTGGTTCTCCTCCTTCATCCTGCGTGACGGCGTGGACGCTATCGTGCCCGACTTTGAGGCGACCTGCTCCTACCTGGAGTACCTGGGGGCCACCCGCGTGGTGGTCTCGGAGCAGACCGGCTCCGTCCAGGGGCAGCGCGACGTCTGTATCTTCACCAACAAGCCGGTGCTGACCGAGGAGGAGTGGCCTATCCTGGCCGCAGGGCTGAACCGGCTGGGCGAGGTGGCTCACGCCCACGGCCTGGAGCTGGTCTACCACCACCACCTGGGCACGGTTGTCCAGACCAAGGACGAGACCATCCGCCTCATGGAGCTGACTGACCCCTCGAAGGTCTCCCTCCTGTTCGACACCGGACACGCCTTCGTGGGCGACGGTGACGTCATGGGGCTGCTGCGCGCCACCATCGACCGCGTCAAGCACGTCCACTTCAAGGATGTGCGACCCGACAAGATGGAGGAGTCGCGCGCCGCACAGCGCTCCTTCCTGGACTCCTTCCTGGCTGGCATGTTCACCGTCCCCGGTGACGGCACCATCGACTTCACCGAGCCGTACTCCTTCCTGGTGGACCACGGCTACTCCGACTGGATCCTCGTGGAGGCCGAGCAGGACCCGGCCCTGGCCAATCCCCTGGAGTACGCCCGCAAGGCCCGCGCCTACATCGAGGGCACGCTCCTGGCGGGCTGA
- a CDS encoding LacI family DNA-binding transcriptional regulator, which produces MSANGQVVTQSDVARAAGVSRSLVSLALSGSPKVAPDTRERIHRVAADLGYRVNVAASSLARRRSSIIGVVLPNLRNAFFERLARCLGEAASARGMTLFITVGSEQPTVLHQAIESLLGVRVAGIVLVSPWLPDEDLLAIAEEVPTCLVGRRSPGGKVDAVHIDEPAAARLVVDHLVGRGARTIAYIGPSTTDEASRREREQALSQAVASTRSQVGATMSVYECGRDAGPAVRAALSDQGNGSGPLGLVMHNDGFAIDAVPVLREAARDRGARVLLVSYDNTYLAEREEFSLTSVSQSDERMAAQAVELVSQRADTARNDAARSVVLAPTLVERTSSLGRRA; this is translated from the coding sequence GTGAGCGCTAACGGACAGGTAGTCACCCAGAGCGACGTCGCCCGTGCCGCCGGGGTCTCGCGCAGTCTGGTCTCCCTGGCGCTGAGCGGCTCCCCCAAAGTCGCCCCTGACACGCGCGAGCGCATCCACCGGGTCGCCGCCGACCTCGGGTACCGCGTCAACGTGGCCGCGTCCTCGCTGGCGCGGCGCCGCTCCAGCATCATCGGCGTGGTGCTGCCCAACCTGCGCAACGCCTTCTTCGAGCGCCTGGCCCGCTGCCTGGGGGAGGCGGCGTCGGCCCGCGGGATGACCCTGTTCATCACCGTCGGCTCCGAGCAGCCCACGGTGCTGCACCAGGCCATCGAGTCGCTGCTGGGGGTCCGGGTGGCGGGCATCGTCCTGGTCTCTCCGTGGCTGCCCGACGAGGACCTCCTGGCCATCGCCGAGGAGGTCCCCACCTGCCTGGTAGGCCGCAGGAGCCCGGGCGGAAAGGTCGACGCCGTCCACATCGACGAGCCCGCCGCCGCCCGGCTCGTCGTCGACCACCTGGTGGGACGGGGCGCGCGGACCATCGCCTACATCGGCCCCAGCACCACCGACGAGGCCTCCCGCAGGGAGCGCGAGCAGGCGCTGTCCCAGGCAGTCGCCAGCACCCGAAGCCAGGTGGGAGCCACCATGAGTGTCTACGAGTGCGGGCGCGACGCCGGCCCCGCGGTGCGCGCCGCCCTGAGCGACCAGGGGAACGGCTCAGGGCCACTGGGCCTGGTCATGCACAACGACGGCTTCGCCATCGACGCGGTCCCGGTGCTGCGCGAGGCCGCCCGGGACAGGGGTGCCCGCGTGCTCCTGGTCTCCTACGACAACACCTACCTGGCTGAGCGCGAGGAGTTCTCCCTGACCAGCGTCAGCCAGTCCGACGAGCGCATGGCCGCTCAGGCCGTGGAGCTGGTGAGCCAGCGTGCTGACACCGCCAGGAACGACGCCGCACGCTCCGTAGTCCTGGCGCCCACGCTGGTGGAACGCACCTCCTCACTGGGCAGGCGTGCCTGA
- a CDS encoding Gfo/Idh/MocA family protein gives MSTTPLSVAVIGAGMAGTTHANAWRQVGTVFDLGLPQVHLATIADAYLPFAQDAAERYGYERAVDDWRQVAEDPNIDIVSIVVGNAAHREIAEAMIRAGKHVLCEKPLADTLDSAKAMAQAEKEAGVVTAVGFTFRRNAAVAELAKLVAQGHLGEVNHFDGRYWCDYGADPATPMAWRYKGAMGTGALGDVGSHLIDTAELICGPLVSVSGAAMMTSIKERPVAKGHVTRGTALDTEDSESIIYEPVENDDVTTFTAHFASGAVGTFSCSRVAWGLPNSLMVDVLGTKGRASWDLSRTGEIKVDDVNSPAGLGGARRVLVNPDFPYFARGSSMAVGGVGLTQIEQFTYQAHAFLQQVAGVTDPDKGALPPCATFADGYREMLIADAVARSAEQGGAAIDVSDVG, from the coding sequence ATGAGCACCACGCCCCTCTCCGTCGCCGTCATCGGTGCCGGCATGGCCGGCACCACCCACGCCAACGCCTGGCGCCAGGTCGGCACCGTCTTCGACCTGGGCCTGCCCCAGGTCCACCTGGCCACCATCGCCGACGCCTACCTTCCCTTCGCCCAGGACGCCGCCGAACGCTACGGCTACGAGCGTGCCGTGGACGACTGGCGCCAGGTGGCCGAGGACCCCAACATCGACATCGTGTCCATCGTGGTGGGCAACGCCGCGCACCGCGAGATAGCCGAGGCTATGATCAGGGCGGGCAAGCACGTCCTGTGTGAGAAGCCCCTGGCCGACACCCTCGACTCCGCCAAGGCCATGGCACAGGCGGAGAAAGAGGCCGGGGTGGTCACCGCCGTCGGCTTCACCTTCCGCCGCAACGCCGCCGTCGCCGAGCTGGCCAAGCTCGTCGCCCAGGGCCATCTGGGCGAGGTCAACCACTTCGACGGACGCTACTGGTGCGACTACGGCGCGGACCCGGCCACCCCCATGGCCTGGCGCTACAAGGGCGCCATGGGCACCGGCGCCCTGGGCGACGTCGGCAGCCACCTCATCGACACCGCCGAGCTGATCTGCGGACCTCTGGTCTCCGTCTCTGGGGCTGCCATGATGACCTCCATCAAGGAGCGCCCTGTCGCCAAGGGGCACGTCACCCGCGGCACCGCCCTGGACACCGAGGACTCCGAGAGCATCATCTATGAGCCGGTGGAGAACGACGACGTCACCACTTTCACCGCCCACTTCGCCAGCGGGGCCGTGGGCACCTTCTCCTGCTCCCGCGTGGCCTGGGGGCTGCCCAACTCCCTTATGGTGGACGTGCTGGGCACCAAGGGACGGGCCTCCTGGGACCTGTCGCGCACCGGCGAGATCAAGGTCGACGACGTCAACTCCCCCGCCGGCCTGGGCGGCGCCCGACGCGTGCTGGTCAACCCCGACTTCCCCTACTTCGCCCGCGGCTCCTCCATGGCCGTCGGGGGTGTGGGGTTGACCCAGATCGAGCAGTTCACCTACCAGGCCCACGCCTTCCTCCAGCAGGTCGCCGGAGTCACCGACCCTGACAAGGGCGCCCTGCCACCGTGCGCCACCTTCGCCGACGGCTACCGGGAGATGCTCATCGCCGACGCCGTGGCCCGCTCGGCCGAGCAGGGCGGTGCCGCGATCGACGTCTCCGACGTGGGCTGA